A stretch of Vigna angularis cultivar LongXiaoDou No.4 chromosome 4, ASM1680809v1, whole genome shotgun sequence DNA encodes these proteins:
- the LOC128196306 gene encoding uncharacterized protein LOC128196306: MSKDEARIVCGWIKELRMLDGYSFNLSRCANVQNGTIQGLKSHVLMETFILLAFSCLLMHVLNQLIEMNNFFKDLCYTTLKENSLRKLEENIPIILSKLERIFPYAFFNSMKHLPVHLAYEAWLGRPVQYRWMYPFERFMGEPKRLVKNKARVEGSTCVAYLHRETTYFCSHYFKNFMLSPTNVRNEMQLQVEPCQGKLSVFRQSSCHAGKEFTHWLTNAEFNSAHVHFLINCSEVKLYLDYVIIQLLPLQWLNCYTLIHFIHTISFLVVEQVVEGNAFARIHSEFPQWFRYQLCFFPYVLSKVN, encoded by the coding sequence atgtcaaaagacgaggcaagaatagtttgtggatggatcaaggagcttagaatgctagatggatattcttttaacttgtccagatgtgcaaatgttcaaaatggtactattcaagggttgaagagtcatgtattaatggagactttcatccttcttgcgttcagttgtttgTTAATGCACGTGTTAAATCAACTGATAGAAATGAataacttctttaaagatttgtgcTACACGACACTAAAGGAAAATTCCCTAAGAAAGTTGGAAGAAAATATTCCAATTATTCTCTccaaattagaaagaatattccctTATGCATTCTTTAATTCAATGAAGCATCTTCCAgttcatcttgcatatgaagcttggcttgggaGGCCAGTGCaatacaggtggatgtatccctttgaaaggtttatgggagaacCCAAAcgtttagttaaaaataaagctagagtagaaGGATCAACTTGTGTAGCTTACTTGCATCGAGAGACAAcatatttttgttcacattatttcaaaaacttcatgttgtcccccactaatgtcagaaatgaaatgcaattgcAAGTTGAACCATGTCAAGGTAAATTATCAGTTTTTCGACAATCAAGCTGTCAtgcagggaaagaattcactcattggttaactaatgctgaattcaactctgctcatgtccatTTCTTAATCAATTGTAGTGAAGTTAAGTTGTACCTTGATTATGTCATCATTCAACTCTTACCTTTGCAATGGTTAaattgttatacactaattCATTTCATTCATACAATATCATTTCTTGTGGTTGAGCAAGTTGTAGAAGGAAATGCTTTTGCTCgaatacactcagagtttccTCAATGGTTTAGGTATCAGTTATGTTTTTTTCCCTATGTTTTGAGCAAGGTTAATTAG